Proteins encoded in a region of the Campylobacter sp. MIT 99-7217 genome:
- a CDS encoding thermonuclease family protein, with translation MRKINYKDILNLRKTASDPKRLIMLLLAVVFAFLLNSFVLDDNIIKGKVVRVIDGDTIELLDFANEKYRIRFFGIDAPESKQDFGNKSKDYLASLIAGKEVQVIKKSKDKYGRIVGIVEFNGQDINKAMVANGYAWAYSYYTDAYVQDQKNAKSSKLGLWKSKNPIEPYEWRKHNRKEKE, from the coding sequence ATGAGAAAGATAAATTATAAAGATATACTTAATCTAAGAAAAACAGCAAGTGATCCAAAAAGACTTATCATGCTTTTACTTGCTGTGGTTTTTGCCTTTTTGCTTAATTCTTTTGTTTTAGATGATAATATTATAAAAGGCAAGGTTGTTCGTGTGATAGATGGCGATACCATAGAACTTTTAGACTTTGCCAATGAAAAATATAGGATACGATTTTTTGGTATAGACGCTCCTGAGTCCAAGCAGGATTTTGGAAATAAATCCAAAGACTATCTTGCTTCTTTGATCGCGGGAAAAGAGGTTCAAGTCATCAAAAAAAGCAAGGATAAATACGGCAGGATAGTTGGTATAGTCGAATTTAACGGACAAGACATTAACAAAGCTATGGTTGCTAATGGCTATGCTTGGGCGTATAGTTATTATACTGATGCTTATGTACAAGATCAAAAAAATGCCAAAAGCTCAAAACTTGGACTTTGGAAAAGCAAGAATCCTATAGAGCCATATGAGTGGAGAAAACACAATCGCAAGGAAAAAGAATGA